From one Oceanibaculum indicum P24 genomic stretch:
- a CDS encoding CHC2 zinc finger domain-containing protein codes for MSRVPEHILQAIRDRLPLSGIIGRHVRLKRTGADHTGLCPFHNERSPSFTVNDGKGFYHCFGCGAHGDIFRWLAENEGLDFRAAVARAGDLAGVDTRQWTQPASGHLTDAVSKPENAAARRLRAAGTTKVMGGPEAAAWAAARRAREEEQRQSLAKRIAYALELWRGAQRIGGTPGEVYFRGRGITCDLPVSLRFHPAVPHPMLRWRPLPAVVAAVQKPDAQLLGVWRIYLAPDGKGGWRKAGVHEGLPPKEGAKLGLGDVRGGAVRLCRAYSGLAVAEGIETALAVMSDTPGQGCWAALSWGGMAGIVLPEIVTRPLIIMDHDSARFEASKSRPFGIWRRPGIEGGLRLAYRCIAQRRHPRLWLSAHEGNDFLDDLVASGSAGRGVAA; via the coding sequence GTGAGCCGGGTGCCGGAGCATATCCTGCAGGCGATCCGCGACCGGCTGCCGCTTTCCGGCATCATCGGGCGGCATGTGCGCCTCAAGCGCACCGGGGCCGACCATACCGGCCTGTGCCCGTTCCACAATGAGCGGTCGCCATCCTTCACCGTGAATGACGGCAAGGGCTTCTATCACTGTTTCGGCTGCGGCGCGCATGGCGATATTTTCCGCTGGCTGGCCGAAAATGAGGGTCTGGATTTCCGGGCCGCTGTGGCGCGCGCGGGCGATCTGGCGGGCGTGGACACCCGACAGTGGACACAGCCCGCCAGCGGCCATTTAACGGATGCAGTTTCAAAGCCTGAAAATGCCGCCGCCCGGCGCTTGCGCGCCGCTGGAACAACTAAGGTTATGGGCGGCCCGGAAGCAGCGGCCTGGGCGGCGGCACGGCGGGCGCGGGAGGAAGAACAGCGCCAGTCGCTGGCGAAGCGCATCGCCTATGCGCTGGAGCTGTGGCGCGGGGCGCAGCGGATCGGCGGCACGCCGGGAGAGGTTTATTTCCGGGGGCGCGGTATCACCTGCGACCTGCCGGTCAGCTTACGCTTCCATCCTGCCGTGCCGCACCCGATGCTGCGCTGGCGCCCGCTGCCGGCGGTCGTCGCCGCCGTCCAGAAGCCCGATGCGCAGCTTCTTGGCGTGTGGCGCATTTATCTGGCGCCGGACGGCAAAGGCGGCTGGCGCAAGGCCGGGGTGCATGAGGGTCTGCCGCCCAAGGAAGGTGCCAAGCTGGGGCTGGGCGATGTGCGCGGCGGGGCGGTGCGGCTGTGCCGGGCCTATTCCGGGCTGGCGGTTGCCGAGGGCATCGAGACGGCACTGGCTGTGATGAGCGATACGCCAGGTCAGGGCTGCTGGGCGGCGCTGTCCTGGGGCGGCATGGCCGGCATCGTGCTGCCGGAAATCGTGACCCGACCGCTGATCATCATGGACCATGATTCGGCGCGGTTCGAGGCCAGCAAGAGCCGTCCCTTCGGCATATGGCGGCGGCCGGGTATCGAGGGCGGGTTGCGGCTGGCCTATCGCTGCATCGCGCAGCGCCGGCACCCGCGCCTGTGGCTGTCCGCCCATGAGGGCAATGATTTTCTGGATGATCTGGTGGCCAGCGGCAGCGCCGGCCGGGGGGTGGCGGCGTGA
- a CDS encoding helix-turn-helix domain-containing protein, translated as MTAEEFAAWRQRLGLTQAAAARVLGLSVRPDGTTSDAVRHYERGTRAVPEPVALLCRYFERYGAL; from the coding sequence GTGACGGCGGAAGAGTTCGCGGCATGGCGCCAGCGGCTTGGGCTGACCCAAGCCGCTGCGGCCCGCGTGCTGGGGCTGTCGGTCCGGCCGGACGGCACCACATCCGATGCGGTGCGGCATTATGAGCGCGGCACCCGCGCCGTGCCGGAACCGGTGGCACTGCTGTGCCGCTATTTCGAGCGTTATGGCGCGCTGTAA
- a CDS encoding SAM-dependent methyltransferase, producing the protein MGAPNRSSAVMQQRKEAPDGLDYFPTPPWATRALCEHLNQWGDISGDTVWEPACGEGHMARPLGEYFAQVVASDIHDYGFGTVHDFLSAGTLLDAPAPLDNPDWIITNPPFNKAAEFALRAAGLAREGFALLVRTAFLEGVTRHAELFSQHPPAWVLPFCERVPMVKGRVDPDAASATSYCWMIWLQHRSVSFNAAPALAWISPCRKRLERPEDYRLVPAGEVA; encoded by the coding sequence ATGGGCGCACCGAACCGGTCATCCGCCGTGATGCAGCAGCGCAAGGAAGCGCCGGACGGGCTGGATTACTTTCCGACGCCGCCCTGGGCAACCCGCGCGCTGTGCGAGCATCTGAACCAATGGGGAGATATCTCCGGCGATACGGTATGGGAGCCGGCCTGCGGAGAGGGCCATATGGCGCGACCGCTGGGCGAGTATTTCGCGCAGGTGGTGGCCAGCGACATTCACGATTACGGCTTCGGCACTGTGCATGACTTCCTGTCCGCCGGCACGCTGCTGGATGCGCCCGCCCCGCTGGACAACCCCGACTGGATTATCACGAACCCGCCCTTCAACAAGGCCGCCGAATTCGCCCTTCGTGCCGCCGGTCTGGCGCGCGAAGGCTTTGCACTACTGGTGCGGACGGCCTTCCTGGAAGGGGTGACACGGCATGCCGAGCTGTTCAGCCAGCATCCGCCGGCCTGGGTGCTGCCTTTCTGCGAGCGGGTGCCGATGGTCAAGGGCCGGGTGGACCCAGATGCGGCCAGCGCCACCAGCTATTGCTGGATGATCTGGCTGCAGCATCGCTCTGTTTCTTTCAATGCGGCGCCGGCACTGGCGTGGATTTCACCCTGCCGCAAGCGGCTGGAACGCCCGGAGGATTACCGGCTGGTGCCGGCTGGCGAGGTGGCGTGA
- a CDS encoding LexA family transcriptional regulator: MGAHLGELTPLQARLVRCVADWHAETGGWPSVLQLATVLDQAYGSIYDRVTICARKKWLLRGTQRDPGIRLAPGADIARMRVAGVAALKAAGGAAGGEATRKRHRAARKAKQQRICLCCGNPFDSDGKHNRVCGSCKGTDGWRAGDLDAGYRVVL, from the coding sequence ATGGGCGCGCATCTGGGCGAGCTGACGCCGCTGCAGGCCCGGCTGGTGCGCTGTGTCGCCGACTGGCATGCCGAGACGGGCGGCTGGCCCAGCGTGCTGCAGCTGGCGACGGTGCTGGACCAGGCCTACGGGTCAATCTATGACCGGGTCACCATCTGCGCGCGCAAGAAATGGCTGCTGCGCGGCACCCAGCGCGACCCCGGCATAAGGCTGGCGCCCGGCGCCGATATCGCGCGCATGCGGGTGGCCGGGGTGGCCGCGCTGAAGGCAGCCGGCGGTGCGGCGGGCGGCGAGGCCACGCGAAAACGCCACCGGGCGGCGCGCAAGGCAAAACAGCAGCGCATCTGCCTGTGCTGCGGCAATCCTTTCGACAGCGACGGCAAGCACAACCGCGTCTGCGGATCCTGCAAGGGCACCGATGGCTGGCGGGCCGGCGACCTGGATGCCGGCTACCGGGTGGTGCTGTGA
- a CDS encoding phage regulatory CII family protein — protein MPKTPLPDRAASTTGRTPYKPRPAGSVKAATSLLVTAVGGTPVAAEHLGCSQTHVQRWTDPAEPARTMPVHRVMTLQRIAGFAPVTEFLAAEMGGVVLWLPVADGGDVARDFAALGEAASKLFADYGAALAGPESPGRVDPREAARMVPIADRLMAALAHLRGDLKVIIEGEGGGHG, from the coding sequence ATGCCGAAAACCCCGCTTCCTGACCGCGCTGCCAGCACCACCGGGCGCACCCCCTACAAGCCCCGGCCCGCCGGGAGCGTGAAGGCCGCGACCAGCCTGCTGGTGACGGCCGTGGGCGGCACGCCGGTGGCGGCGGAGCATCTGGGCTGCAGCCAGACGCATGTGCAGCGCTGGACTGACCCGGCGGAGCCGGCGCGCACCATGCCGGTGCATCGTGTGATGACCCTACAGCGCATCGCAGGATTTGCGCCGGTAACCGAGTTCCTGGCCGCCGAGATGGGCGGGGTGGTGCTGTGGCTGCCCGTTGCCGATGGCGGCGATGTGGCGCGCGACTTCGCGGCGCTGGGTGAGGCCGCCAGCAAGCTGTTTGCCGACTACGGCGCGGCGCTGGCCGGGCCGGAAAGCCCTGGCCGCGTCGATCCTCGCGAGGCGGCGCGCATGGTGCCGATCGCTGACCGGCTGATGGCGGCGCTGGCGCATCTGCGCGGCGACCTGAAGGTGATCATCGAAGGTGAGGGTGGCGGCCATGGGTAA
- a CDS encoding LexA family transcriptional regulator, with translation MRAILARQGRSGEEVAQAAGLGRSAVNDILAGRSKRPRYDTLLRIAKVLNVPVEQLTGEETVFSKALDANAAWTDAHKANPDSPVTVPAPPPGARDLPVLGEARGGENGFFLTNGEVLAYAERPPALRNVRHAYALVMRGTSMEPRYFEGELLCIHPLRPVHRDNFVHIELHDGRSYVKQFLRRDDEWLWLRQLNPEATVQFRNVDIKHCRRIIATAEDW, from the coding sequence ATGCGCGCCATTCTGGCCCGCCAGGGTCGGTCGGGTGAGGAAGTCGCCCAGGCCGCCGGGCTGGGTCGCAGCGCCGTGAACGACATTCTGGCGGGCCGGTCGAAGCGCCCGCGCTATGACACGCTGCTACGCATCGCCAAGGTGTTGAACGTACCGGTCGAACAGCTGACCGGCGAAGAAACGGTTTTTTCCAAGGCGCTTGACGCCAACGCAGCATGGACGGATGCGCACAAGGCCAACCCGGACAGCCCCGTCACCGTGCCTGCCCCACCGCCCGGCGCGCGGGATCTGCCGGTGCTGGGGGAGGCTCGCGGCGGCGAGAACGGGTTCTTTCTGACGAACGGCGAGGTGCTGGCCTATGCCGAACGCCCGCCCGCCCTGCGCAATGTCCGCCACGCCTATGCCCTGGTGATGCGCGGCACCAGCATGGAACCGCGCTACTTCGAGGGCGAACTTCTGTGCATCCACCCCTTACGCCCGGTGCATCGCGACAATTTCGTGCATATAGAGCTGCACGATGGGCGAAGCTACGTGAAGCAGTTCCTGCGCCGCGATGACGAATGGCTGTGGCTCCGCCAGCTGAACCCGGAAGCGACTGTCCAGTTCCGCAATGTGGACATCAAGCATTGCCGTCGCATCATCGCCACGGCGGAAGACTGGTAG